Sequence from the Bufo bufo chromosome 10, aBufBuf1.1, whole genome shotgun sequence genome:
GAGGCAGGCAGGGGTTAACTGTGCAATAAGAAAGCAATTTTTGCACTGCCCATCTATCCCCTGATAATCCAGTGCCTGCCTAACAGAAGCGGCTGGCCAGGAAGGGTTAAATAGGACTTGAAGCCCAGGGGCGGTGCTGAAGGGGGTGGGGGACAGctaggcgggaagaattcgcgtcAGCCCGCCCGCCTCCCTCCCCCTCTCATACTTGTGGATGGGAATGGGATAGTAGGCTGCGAAGCCGGGGCCTAAAGTTCCGATGCTCGGCCAACCGggaccctccccctctgtactgaagTCAATCGAAGGGTAGAGGGACCCAGAGCGAGGAGCGACATGCACATCCTGGCCGTGGGTGCACGCCCCGCGGGCCGGGATGACAACAGGGGAAGGAAGAACCTGTAGGCCCCATTTGAAGCAGGGGCCTAAATTTTGCGACGCCCGGAAGACCTTGATGTTCACCCCGCGGGCCGGGAACTCGTGACAGCCGGAGGCCCCCATGCAAGTCTACCCCTCAGAAATGCCTCGCGGCACGAGTCTCCCGCAAGGGCTCAGGCGTCCGCGATCATCAGaggcattaaccctttaggagcgGCGCGCTTGGCGCCCGCTCCCGAAAAGGTCGGAATATGGCTCCCTCCCCCATTAGATATCGGGGAGCGGGAAGTCTCATCAGCTCCCCTCCCTGCCTGCTCGGCTGCCCAATGTACCAGGAGGACATGGGATTAACCTCCTATATGCCTGAGTTCACCATcggcaagaggggggggggggggggaatgaggggGCCTGACTTCAGGGGTGCAGTGCTACAATAAGTGGAGCCCGGGCCTATTAACCCTATAGCCCCCTTAAAACCATTGCTGCCAAAGGGGGAGagaaggagggggaagagggTTAACCATATTTACCTAATCCggtgtactcacctcatcttcatcctcttcaCCCTTCATAAGTGGACCTAGAATGTCACCTagttccagcagggtcacctcctcagaGCTGGTACCAGAGTGGCAGGAGTCTGGCATGGTGGGAAGGTCTTCTCTTTGGCGGACCTAGGTGACCCTTCTGCTGgagggatgcaggggagcgaggctgccctggtccaccttgtcttctggtgGGGGGAGGAGGCAGAGTGGCGGCGAGCCAACGCTGGCATGCTCCCcctgggagaacagggaggcgaggagaccactgtttcccacctaaaagaagagaaaaaaaataaactaaattaAAAAATCTTCAGaagctcctattgacactagaaaaaactgaagctctctctccaggctggagggggtatagctgccaggggaggagctaacagctttatctagtgtcatcgcctcctagaggacatagctatacccacggttcctgtgtcccccaatgaatatgggcgagaaatgatgttttaatgtctccatgttctgagagctataatgtttttactttttgagcgattttcttgtgtaggggctcattttttgcggaatgaggtgatggctttattggtaccattttgtggaacatacgcctttttgatcactttgtgttgcactttttgtgatgtaaagtgacaaaaatggcttttttctttttacaaagtttttgttttttatttttttatgttgtttatcggactggatggatcatgtgatatatttatagagccggcagGCACAGACgcagcaatactaaatatgtctattttatttattttttcctttttttaatattttttcttaattaggggattttttttttacatgtgaaacttttataaaaataaaaataatacaagacctctgggggacatttgacctcattttttttttttcagtattgatttctcctgtaactggggctgacatggttgccccagttacaggggaaatacaccccccagagaggctgtacagcgctgtacaggGCTGAtagaggtctgtagaagacccgacagctcctgcactcccgcggccccagcggtcacatgaccaccgggccaggacaggaagtgcatagcgctgtgtatacagcgatctagaaggcagggacacttgggaactgtccctgccttctctcaggGTTgctctgctgtcactgacagcgggcaacccgacctGCAGCCGCACGATTAGCgttcagctgcgatctctgaatggacgttccagaatatCCATTCAGAGTTGAACATCCactcataggacgtttatatcctatgggcagatGTGAGGTGGTTAATAAGGGTCATCTTATGACCTGTGAATGCAGGTGCAGGGAGTGAGGCTTTGTCTACATATCTTCTCAAGGTCATCTTCGGATTCCACctcttttgtgtgcatgagccctaaagctgtaaCTCTTCAGGAAAGAAGCTCATCTTATGGGGAAAGGGGGTTAGTTTATGGCGAGTCTGCAGACAGCCTGAGCATGCCATCCCTGCCACCGCTCTCCCTGTGGGCCTCCTTAGCACACCTGCACTGCCAACAATGGCCGAGGAGGCTGAAGGTCCCCAGCATCAGCAAGGAGCTGAAGTATTACTGCTCCATACAAGCTGTCCCTCCACCAGCGCGACTCAAAAATAACGTGAGCATAAAGTCAGCTGGGCAGAGGGAAGTTCATTCACAATCCACCGCCGTGCCCGGGCATGCACAGTACATTGCGCATTGTGGGCAGAGGCATActgatatgcagtgcgcatgcgtcgGTGAAACACACAGGCGGTGAATTATGAATGAAGACGAAAATGACGCCACAAGAATACAGGTCTGGCCGGACGATACAGAGGGGAGCAGTCAGGCGGCGAGCACCGGGCACTTGTGATcagtaatttgcatatctttaaaactttgtttttgCCACTTTAGAGACTGAAAAACTAAAGCCAGGTACCATCATGGGTACGCATCCGCCTCCCACCATGGGTACGCATCCGCCTCCCACCATGGGTACGCATCCGCCTCCCACCATGGGTACGCATCCGCCTCCCACCATGGGTACGCATCCGCCTCCCACCATGGGTACGCATCCGCCTCCCACCATGGGTACGCATCCGCCTCCCACCATGGGTACGCATCCGCCTCCCACCATGGGTACGCATCCGCCTCCCACCATGGGTACGCATCCGCCTCCCACCATGGGTACGCATCCGCTTCCCACCATGGGTACGCATCCGCCTCCCACCATGGGTACGCATCCGCCTCCCACCATGGGTACGCATCCGCCTCCCACCATGGGTACGCATCCGCCTCCCACCATGGGTACGCATCCGCCTCCCACGTTATgtcggtgacagactccctttaactttccctacatgatcaatgccatttatttatttatctaaagTGACAACTCCTTCAAGAGTGGATTTTCTTGTGCAAAATCCACAgcataaggctcctttcacactagcgttcgggtgtccgctcgtgatctccgtttgaaggagctcacgagcggtcccgaacgcatccgtctggcagcaatgcattctcaatggaggcggatccactgagaatgcatccgcctgccagcgttcagcctccgctccctccgctcagtgagcggacacctgaacgctgcttgcagcgttcgggtgtccgcctggccgagcggatctgtccagacttacaatgtaagtcaatggggacggatccgcttgaagatgacactatatggctcaatcttcaagcggatccgttccccattgacttacaatgtaaagtctgaacggatccgctcagacaactttcacacttagaaaattttctaaagttttaatgcagacgcatccgttctgaacggatgcgaacgtctgcattaaaggagcggatccgtctgatgaaacatcagacgtatccgctccgaacgctagtgtgaaagtagcctaaaacagttCCAGACGAGACTCTCACAAAGTCACATATATAGTGTGGTAATGGACTGCGGTGCAGATTGTGAAGTCCGCAGAACGTCGTTTGTCCGGATTTTGGCAAATCCGTGTCAATCTGCAAGTAACACATAAGGACTTTTGGTGTGGAAACGCAGAAAAATCCGCATAAACTACGCGGCCATGTGCATGCGCCCTAAAAGGCAGCCCTTAGGACTTCTGTCAGCTCCCAGACTGTCTCTGTAGTGATGAAGTCAGCATCCTAACATATGGCCGGCCCGGGTAGAAGAGTATAATGTCTACAAGGCCCCATTCAGATGACCATATGGCCGCCGTGCCCGTGTGGCGCACCGCAAACAGCAGCTGTGCATATCACTGGCTCCGGCCGTGCGAACTCCGTGCAGCGGTGCGGACTTATTGCCTTGAATGGTTCCGAgatccgcaagatacggcaaaGGATAGGACGTGTTCTACCTTTTGGGGTTAGGAGGCACGGACGGGCTTCCATGTGTTTCTGTGGGGCTCCGGTCCGGCGCGGCGGCTGTGCGGTTGTCTGAATGGGTCGGTCAGACACTGGTTTTACGTTCATAGAACAGcatgatgatgatgggggttgtacttCACTTACTTGTTAATATCCCTGCAGATATTGGTTCCAGAATACCCATAAGCAGGATTCCCACCGACATAAACCGTCCGTATTTGTGATGACGAAGCGTGAAGAGCGCCAGCAGCCCGGCGGGTATGTGAAAGAAGAGGGAGGAGACCAGTGCCCACAGGAAGACGCCATACCACATCTCTGCAAGAAGCCATCAAATAAGAAAGTGGCGTCAGGGACCGTACACAGAACCCCCTACTACACCTCGTCAGCGCAACCCCAAGAGCAGGACGGGCCAGCACCAAGCGGGTGACCCTATACTTACCCAGGTCCACACCCAGCACCAGCATGTGAAGGGCTGACAGACACAACTATGGCCCCTGCACTGACTGCATGTGGACCGTGACCACGTGACCACAACATCCACAGACTGGCACCAGAGAGCCACCGAACCACGTGACCGCAGTTATCAGGTGTAACGGCACTACGTCACCTAATAGACTGTCTGCTCACCCGGGAAGGCGCACAGGGCCGTGGCGCTAGGGCACACCGTCGCATTTCCGACCCGCGGGACTAGACTGAGGCTTAAGATCTGTTTCAGTAGCCCGGTCTCGCCTCCCGGGACTCCtccgctgctgctgctgtccatacTTCCGCCATCCACAGCGTCACAGGCCGCAGCGACTCCCCAGTGTCTCCCAACTCAACTTGCCCGGGCCTCTCATCCCTTCACACCGGGACAGGCAATACTGGAAACTTAGAAGCTTTCAGCCAATCAGCGAACGGGGAGGGACTCTCTGACTGGACATACTCGTCAGTGAATGGATGGAAGTGGTGTCAATCATCTGCTCAGCCAATGACAGACTTGTTATCAACGTGGAGTATGGCAGTGGCGTTTTATTTGGCTTGCTGACGTGCTGTCACGCACTGACAAGCGGAGGGCCGCCGGGCCGTTACGTAGGGTAGATGGCTCTGCGCATGCGTAGCTTTTTGGGTTAAGAAGGCTTAGCAATGGGAAACAAAAGGAAATGGTCATTTATGAAGGCTCTACTCACAATAATCGTAATTCATCTTCATACTACAGGAAGTGATATTTTTATCTTGACTGTTTTTCCAGGAGTTGCCCTAAACTAATGGACCTACTGTAGGGCAACTCCTGGAAAAACAGTCAAGATAAAAATATCACTTCCTGTAGTATGAAGATGAATTACGATTATTGTGAGTGGCTGGAGGGTGCGTCAAGACTAGAGGTGCCCTAATTGTAGCCCACCCTATCCTTTTGTGACACCCCCTGACGCATACCTGCTTGTGAAAAGATCCAGTCCAAAtgtattgggggagatttatcaaaaactggcttagttgcccgtagtaaccaatcagattccacctttcattttccaaaggagctctgaaaaatgaaagctggaatctgattggttgctacgggcacctacgccagttttcctttacatcagtttgaaaaGTCTCCCCCATCcagaccctttaaccccttaagaacatggcttttttttttgcgagggtgcatcgctgtatttcaaaagaaacatagaaacatagaatgtgtcggcagataagaaccatttggtccatctagtctgcccaatatactgaatactatgaatagccgctggccctatcttatatgaaggatagccttatccctatcccatgcatgcttaaactcctccactgtatttgcagctaccacttctgcaggaaggctattccatgcatccactactctctcagtaaagtaatacttcctgatattacttttaaacctttgcccctctaatttaaaactgtgtcctcttgtagcagtttttcttcttttaaatattctctcctcttttaccttgttgattccctttatgtatttaaaagtttctatcatatcccctctgtctcgcctttcttccaagctatacatattaaggtcctttaatctttaagCCATTACTTTTTAATTTTCCTGTTGCCATAACTACGAGAGCTTGTTTTCCTACATgattttaaagggtcactgagtttttaaaggggttatcccaggatGGAAATGCCCCCCCATAGGCCCGGTCTCCGCACCGCCACCGCTGCTTCTTCctgtgcgcagatgaaaacaaCCAGTGTCgggagagcagccaatggcaggcagtggTGGGGACAACCCTCCCTtgcatcgcgggtgacactagggaggcttgtccccgtcaccgcctgccattgattgcctcctccccctgacaccggatgttttcatctgcgcacggGGACCAGGGGCggtgcagggagccaggtaagtagaatcagtgtcatTTTCACGTATAAAAATGAATCTCTGTCTGATATTTATGACGGCCAGAAAACTGGACCAATCTGCTCCAAATTTGTCATATAGGTAATCAAGTTGCTTAGAAAGGTTTTAGACCAgtttcagctctctaggacgtactgttcttgagatattcattttaaaaaaagcaaCTATGGCACATCAGatcacgtcactgttatgggagcactgtggatgtcactgttatgggagcactgtggatgtcactgttatgggggcacagtggatgtcactgttatgggggcactgtggatatcattgttatgggagcactgtggatgtcagtgttatggaggcactgtggatgtcactgttatgggggcactgtggatgtcagtgttatgggggcactgtggatgtcagtgttatgggggcactgggaaagtcactgtcATAGTTGCCAAATGTCCTGAATTTACAGGGACTGTCCCTGTTCTGAAGAACGGTGGTGTTACTTgcaccatttacttctatgggtctTTGTGTAGTCTGATAAAAAATAGGGTAATGTGAACAGGCCCAAACGGTGACTGCAGAGAACACAATGTAACTGGAAGAGGAAGAGACTTGACAAACTGATGACAAGGGCCAGCTCCGTCCTGGGGACCCCCCTAGAACC
This genomic interval carries:
- the TMEM170A gene encoding transmembrane protein 170A; the encoded protein is MDSSSSGGVPGGETGLLKQILSLSLVPRVGNATVCPSATALCAFPEMWYGVFLWALVSSLFFHIPAGLLALFTLRHHKYGRFMSVGILLMGILEPISAGILTSAAIAGVYKAAAKEMIPFEALVLGVGQTFCVLIVSFLRILATL